The Cohaesibacter intestini genome segment GTTTTGCATCGCATCGACAAGATCCGATCGGTCAAAATGGAATATCGTCGTCCAGATCGTCGCGGAAGTTGCTTGCCTGTGGGCTGCTCTGCTGTGGTCCACCACGCTGACCACCAAAGTCGCCCCCCTGCTGACCACCGAAATTGCCGCCGGGACCGCCAAAATCGCCGCCTTGCTGACCACCAAAGTTGCCACCACCGCCGCCTTCACCGCGATTGTCCAGCATGGTCAGATTGCCGTTGAAGCCCTGTAGAACCACTTCGGTCGAATAGCGATCCTGACCATTCTGATCCTGCCATTTACGGGTCTGCAGCTGGCCTTCCAGATACACTTTCGACCCCTTGCGCAGATACTGCTCGGCAATACGGCACAAACCTTCATTGAAAATGACCACCCGGTGCCATTCGGTTTTTTCGCGACGCTCGCCGGTGTTGCGATCCTTCCAGCTTTCGGAAGTGGCGACCGAGAGATTGGCGATGGGGCGGCCGTCCTGCGTGCGGCGAATATCCGGGTCATTGCCCAAATTGCCCACGAGGATGACTTTGTTCACACTACCGGCCATTCGATTGTCCTTTTTATATCTGATCTTTCCGGCCCGTTTGTAACGGGATTGAATTGTTCGCCAGCATAGGCAAGAACTAAGATCAGTTCCATCCTCTCTTGCTTCAATCCCCGACAATCCCGCAAAATGGACTGAAAACCTCGTCATTCCGGCTTCGATATCGATGCCTGATGCCATATTTTAAACGATTCACACCATAGAACAAAATGTGTACATTTTAAATTTGTCTCGCTAATATGACCAAAAATTGAATCACTCAAACCGCGTGATTGCCATAGGTTTGACAAAGCACTATTGGAAGCTGTGAAGGCGTCATCAGGACTTTCCCAGAGGAATGATCCTTTGCGCTTCGTCACACGTACCAACGACTTCAGCGATTGTGCCCACAAAGCCCATTGGAATACAAAGCGATCCGTCCCGAAAAGGTCTGTCATGTACAAGGATAACGAGAAATCCGTTGCTCCCTCCCAGGTTTCATCCCAGAAAATGATTTCGATTCGCGGCGCGCGGGAACATAACCTCAAGAATGTCGATCTGGACATTCCGCGCGATCAGCTGATCGTCATGACCGGCCTGTCTGGTTCGGGCAAGAGTTCGCTTGCCTTTGACACCATCTATGCGGAAGGCCAACGGCGTTACGTGGAATCGCTCTCCGCCTATGCTCGGCAGTTCCTTGAAATGATGCAGAAGCCGGATGTCGACCAGATTGACGGCCTGTCGCCCGCCATTTCCATCGAGCAGAAGACCACGTCACGCAACCCGCGCTCCACCGTCGGTACGGTGACCGAGATCTACGACTATATGCGTCTGTTGTTTGCCCGCGTCGGCATTCCCTATTCACCAGCCACGGGACTGCCGATTGAGAGCCAGACCGTCAGCCAGATGGTCGACCGGGTGATGGATCTACCGGTCAAATCGCGCTTTCTTCTGCTCGCTCCGATTGTGCGTGGCCGCAAGGGAGAGTTCCGCAAGGAGCTGGCCGAACTGGTCAAACGCGGCCTCACCCGCTTCCGCATCGATGGGCAGATGTATGACGATGGTGACCTGCCGACACTGGATAAGAAGTTCAAGCATAATATTGAGGTCGTGGTTCACCGCATGGTGGTCAAAGAAGGCATTGAAAAGCGCCTTGCCGACTCCCTCGAATTGTCTCTGGAGCTGGCCGACGGTCTGGCGATTGTCGAACTGGTTGACGAGAAGGACGATAAGGGAGAACCAAAACGCATCACCTTCTCGGAAAAATTCGCCTGCCCGGTCTCCGGCTTCACAATTCCGGAAATTGAACCACGGCTTTTCTCGTTCAACAATCCCTTTGGTGCCTGCCCGACCTGCGATGGTCTGGGCAGTGAATTGCAGATCAGTCCCGATCTTGTCGTCCCAGACACCTCACTCAGTCTCAAGGATGGGGCCATTGCGCCATGGGCCAAAGGCACCTCGCCATTCTATCGCCAGACACTGGACGCCCTTGCCAAGCATTATGACTTCAAGCTGACCGTGCCGTGGATCGAATTGCCCTTCAAGGCACAGGAAGTGCTTCTGTATGGCACGGGCGAGGAAAAGGTTCAGTTCGTCTATGACGACGGTGCCCGCTCCTACAAATCGCAAAAACCATTCGAGGGGGTCATTCCCAATCTCGAGCGCCGCTTCCGCGAAACCGAAAGCAACTGGGCGCGCGAGGAGATCGGCAAATACCAGTCAAGCCACCCCTGCTCGGCCTGTGATGGCCACCGCCTGAAGCCCGAGGCCTTGGCGGTCAAGCTCGACAATAAGCATATTTCTGAAGTCTCCAGCCTGTCGATCCGCGCTGCCGCTCACTGGGTGCGCGACCTGCCGGACAGCTTGACGCCCAAACAAATGGAAATTGCCGAGCGGATTCTCAAAGAAATCCGTGAGCGCCTGACCTTCCTGAATGATGTGGGGCTGGAATATCTGACCCTGTCGCGCAATTCCGGCACCTTGTCGGGCGGCGAAAGCCAGCGCATCCGACTCGCCTCGCAAATAGGCTCCGGCCTGACCGGTGTGCTTTATGTGCTCGACGAACCTTCCATCGGCCTGCATCAGCGCGACAATGCCCGCTTGCTCGAAACCCTCAAACATCTGCGCAATCTGGGCAACACCGTCATCGTGGTCGAACATGATGAAGACGCGATCCTAACCGCAGACCATGTCATCGATGTCGGCCCCGGTGCAGGCATCCATGGGGGACGGATTGTCTCACAAGGCACCCCAGACCATATCAAGAATGACCCGGCATCGCTGACCGGCCAGTATTTGTCCGGCGTTGAAGTGATTGGCGTTGACCACGAGCGCCGCAAGGGCAAAAAAGGCAAAAATATCACGGTCGTCAATGCCCGCGGCAACAACCTCAAAAATGTCACGGCATCGATCCCACTTGGCACATTCTCCTGTGTGACGGGCGTTTCGGGTGGCGGCAAGTCCACCTTCCTGATCGATACCCTTTACAAGGGTGCAGCCATGAAGCTCAATCGTGCCCGTGCCATGCCATCCCCGCACGACCGGATCGAAGGCTTGGAACATGTCGACAAGATCATCGATATCGACCAGTCACCGATTGGCCGCACGCCACGCTCCAATCCGGCCACCTATACCGGGGCCTTTACCCCGATCCGCGAATGGTTCGCCGGTCTGCCGGAAGCCAAGGCACGCGGCTATGCACCGGGTCGTTTCTCCTTCAACGTCAAGGGCGGTCGTTGTGAGGCCTGTCAGGGCGACGGGGTGATCAAAATCGAAATGCACTTCCTGCCCGATGTCTATGTCACCTGTGACGTCTGCAAGGGCCACCGCTACAATCGCGAAACCCTTGAAGTGGAATTCAAAGGCAAATCCATCGCCGATGTGTTGGAAATGACCGTCGATGAAGCCGCCGACTTCTTTGCCGCGGTGCCATCGGTGCGTGACAAGATGGTCACCCTGCAAAGAGTGGGGCTTGGCTATATCAAGGTCGGCCAGCAAGCGACCACTTTGTCGGGCGGCGAAGCCCAGCGCGTGAAATTGTCCAAGGAATTATCCAAACGCTCAACGGGTCGCACGCTTTATATTCTAGACGAGCCGACCACAGGTCTGCATTTCCACGATGTGGCCAAGCTGCTCGAAGTGCTGCACAAGTTGGTGAATCAGGGCAATACGGTGATTGTCATCGAGCACAATCTCGAAGTGATCCAGACTGCGGACTGGATTCTCGACCTTGGCCCTGAAGGTGGCGATGGCGGCGGCCAGATTGTCGCTCAGGGCACGCCGGAGGATGTTGCCAAGCATGAGCGTAGCTATACCGGCATTTTCCTCAAGGAGCTGCAGGACCGCCGCAGCAAGCCGTAATTCTGTCCACAGCGCCCACTTTTTCCACATGGCGCGAAAATAGGCACTCCAAGACAGACGCCGAAAAGACGGAATCAGGGTTGGCATCGCATGATTGCCAGCCCTTTTTGCTTCAAAAACGCATGGCTTGTGCACATTGATATACAGAATTGTTGTCTTTGAACTAGATCAAACCCTTTAGCTCGCCTTATGTTGCAGTGCATAATATCAAGGCAGATTTGGCAGAAAATGCTGTTATTTTGCTCGTATTCACCGACACAAATTTCGGCCTAAGCGCTCTCTACGCGCCAACTTACGTAGATACCTCTAATTGGAAGGTCGAAACCTGACCTTTTGGGTAATTTTTTAAACCATTGTAATTGCAAAGAAAATACATCTACTCACCATTTCTCAGGTGGGAAACCCAACTAGACTGCGACAATTTTACAGATTTGCACGAGATGCAGAACTGCTATGCAATATTGTGCAGTGCACATTCATTTCTGATTTGTTAGAAATATTCCAACAACAGTGATCAACAAGATCACTTCAGAAATTCAGGTTTCCTCCTCCTCCCAGAAACCTGATGGTTTCAAAACGACCTCCTCCCCGTTTTGAGACGTTCAATAAGCCCACCGGACCTCCTCCCCCGGTGGGCTTTTTGCTTTCCGCCTTTCTGAAACCCCGGAAACGGACACAAGTCTCATCAATCAGCGCGCGCAACAGCACACTCCCGGACAGGATCCATGCGCATTCTGTTATTTTGAAGGGATTAATGCAGTCCGGCTCAGCTTGCCTGTCGGGACGGGGATTCGCGATACCAGGCTTCCAACGGCTTGATGATCGGCAGAACGCCATTGTCGTGACGCCAGCTATCAACCGCGTGCCTTTTTCCGCTTTCCTTGTCCTTTACCACGGCTGTGGCATGAGGATAACGACCATCAAGGAAAAAGCCGCGAGCCACCGGTGCAAGCACGGTGTGATATTTGAGCAATCCGTTTTTCTCGGCATAGGTCAGATAAGACGTGGTGTTGCTGGCTTCATCGATGCAATCCATTTGTCCTGCGACACCGGAATTGCG includes the following:
- a CDS encoding single-stranded DNA-binding protein, producing the protein MAGSVNKVILVGNLGNDPDIRRTQDGRPIANLSVATSESWKDRNTGERREKTEWHRVVIFNEGLCRIAEQYLRKGSKVYLEGQLQTRKWQDQNGQDRYSTEVVLQGFNGNLTMLDNRGEGGGGGNFGGQQGGDFGGPGGNFGGQQGGDFGGQRGGPQQSSPQASNFRDDLDDDIPF
- the uvrA gene encoding excinuclease ABC subunit UvrA; the encoded protein is MYKDNEKSVAPSQVSSQKMISIRGAREHNLKNVDLDIPRDQLIVMTGLSGSGKSSLAFDTIYAEGQRRYVESLSAYARQFLEMMQKPDVDQIDGLSPAISIEQKTTSRNPRSTVGTVTEIYDYMRLLFARVGIPYSPATGLPIESQTVSQMVDRVMDLPVKSRFLLLAPIVRGRKGEFRKELAELVKRGLTRFRIDGQMYDDGDLPTLDKKFKHNIEVVVHRMVVKEGIEKRLADSLELSLELADGLAIVELVDEKDDKGEPKRITFSEKFACPVSGFTIPEIEPRLFSFNNPFGACPTCDGLGSELQISPDLVVPDTSLSLKDGAIAPWAKGTSPFYRQTLDALAKHYDFKLTVPWIELPFKAQEVLLYGTGEEKVQFVYDDGARSYKSQKPFEGVIPNLERRFRETESNWAREEIGKYQSSHPCSACDGHRLKPEALAVKLDNKHISEVSSLSIRAAAHWVRDLPDSLTPKQMEIAERILKEIRERLTFLNDVGLEYLTLSRNSGTLSGGESQRIRLASQIGSGLTGVLYVLDEPSIGLHQRDNARLLETLKHLRNLGNTVIVVEHDEDAILTADHVIDVGPGAGIHGGRIVSQGTPDHIKNDPASLTGQYLSGVEVIGVDHERRKGKKGKNITVVNARGNNLKNVTASIPLGTFSCVTGVSGGGKSTFLIDTLYKGAAMKLNRARAMPSPHDRIEGLEHVDKIIDIDQSPIGRTPRSNPATYTGAFTPIREWFAGLPEAKARGYAPGRFSFNVKGGRCEACQGDGVIKIEMHFLPDVYVTCDVCKGHRYNRETLEVEFKGKSIADVLEMTVDEAADFFAAVPSVRDKMVTLQRVGLGYIKVGQQATTLSGGEAQRVKLSKELSKRSTGRTLYILDEPTTGLHFHDVAKLLEVLHKLVNQGNTVIVIEHNLEVIQTADWILDLGPEGGDGGGQIVAQGTPEDVAKHERSYTGIFLKELQDRRSKP